DNA sequence from the Dreissena polymorpha isolate Duluth1 chromosome 3, UMN_Dpol_1.0, whole genome shotgun sequence genome:
ACATACATAACTATTAAATTACAAATCGAAGGGGTGTATTTCTTGATAATCTATTCATAGATAAGCAACggaatttattaatgtattttttattaaaatgcaaagataactcaaaaataaatgttaaaaaaaaataatcagctgttaaaaataacttaaatagaaaaaaacacaacactttcTGATCGCTATACGTGTATATTACAACAAACTATTTATTAATGCGCTGACTCAACATGCCCATATTCAAGTCTCCTTCAAGTGACGTCACATTTCAATCCCCCTTCCCACACAAACGCTAAGAAACACCCTGTCGAACGTTTTTGTTTATCAAATGAATGGCGCGTTTCGAATTTACCGCTTTTATCTAGATAGGCGCAAATATTACAGTGACGTGGAGTTATGAATACGAGATCGATATCGGTTAAGACACATTATCGAAAGAACAGATATTAATACtcgataatttttttaaactatgaTTTAAGAGTTTTTGAAAAAGATAAAGCGCACGGAACATTTGTTACTTGTCacgcttgttttgagcataatcttttatttatttatttagttatttattaatttagcatttaaaatcattttgctatCACACAAGTATACACATGCAAGTGTTTTTGACAGTGGCGTAAACCCGACCACTCATATTTAATATTCTTATAACAAATAAGTGATGTGAACAGTACACTGTATGCAAAGACAATTATGGTTATTTCCTATTGAAATTTGCCGAGTTCGATATGCAGAAAGAATAACGTCAAGTGTGTGTCGCTAAGTTAAGTAGGCGTGcttcttaactttatttttgtttcaatatcaATCGACCGTTTGCTTGATTTGCAAAAGTTACAGTAATTGTTCGGTACACATGTAGCATAACTCGGACAAAGTTAGTAGTGTCACTTGGTCATTTTCTCAAGAAGTCAATAACGACAATGTTTATAAATCAGTCACAGACAACAACATGCGTAAGTGatgtaaattattatttacaataaaaaatcttACAGTTAGTATTTAATGTAAATCTGAGATAGAGACATATCCTCATAGCAATAGCCATATGGAACATGATGCCAACAGATTAccatacatttataaatgaacagaaaatggattatataaataactcttaaattttaattgcaaaaagTGTAATAATCAAACGCATAGTTAATTAACTATCATTACCAAATTGGTATTCAATATGGCAAACATGTATGCGATTTTTAAATAAGTTCAATGTCATTTTAATTGAAAACTTTAAGACTGCTTGTTTGGTTGGTTGGGTTTATACCCCTTTATACATGAAGAACAAATCACGTTAGTCAGACTCGCATATTCAAATTctcaattgttgttgttgtttttatcaatatttaaggGCAAATACCGTTTGAACAACAGTATTGTGTTCGTCCAAGagattttgtttgaaatatgctgtgcggactgcacaggctaatattggacgacacttaacgcacatgcattgaacccccttttcacagagcgggtCTCATAAAGTTTATTTGTCGACCCGAATATcggtattaaaaataaaaatagcctcgcattttataatttttaaacaagacACTATTTAATTTTGTCTACAAATCGGGATTTTTTTGCATAACGAGTTGTATTTTCAAGGTAAATATTGTCAAAACTCACATACTTTCCTTGGTTAGTAGGCTTATTTTGCGTTTTTAGAAGTTTTTCAGTCATTTAACGGCGGTCAGTTAACTAACTCTCACTATTCCTGGGAAAGCTGATTTACCAGTACGCCTTGCTCTCACCTCTGCCAGTAACTGACACTTGCACGTCTTGATTGAGAGAATGGGGGAAATAGCCGTACACAGCGTTGTAGTTTTAGTTTTATAGTTTATTATAGTATCATCCAATATTTACAACTTTCACAAtgcatacatataaaacataaagctaTAGATAAAGCATTGGCCattcataaaatgaattataagaGACATTCAACGCTTATCAATGTACTTAACATGACTATACAtcgtaaaacaatataaatttccaATGTAATATGAacttaaaatcagttttcattatGTATACAGTTCAATTGCTAGCCGTAAATAGGATTGAATGATGGAAGCAACTCAAACCATATTGCCTGTATGACTAATACCCAAACACATTATGTGGCCGGTCGAGGGATCGAAACCGCATTTTTTTAGTGAAGTGCTCTACCAATTGAGTTTACCAGCCCGAATCGTTGAAATTGCACTGAAATCAGATTTTGGACACATGAAACCATATTACAATGTTTCTTACctacattatttaaaattttgaaagCCAGGAGAGCCTACCGAAATTTGTTCTTTTGCTCTTAATAACACAATCTGACTTCTATTTCTATAGAAAAGTATCGTGATTAAATTTGGAGTTGACAAatccaatataatacaaacaatttttatttcaaagtgtgGAAAGAAAACCGTGTCCTTTCGAAATACAAATGCACAATATATTTCAATCGCGAAAACAAGCtgataataaatacataacacGCCATGTGAATGTAGCgtcattcaacaaaaaaaatgCTACCGCTCTAACTAAATTTTATGTTCGTTCCCCTTTATAAGAAATTGATTAAATGCTTGTTTTTTAAATGCACGACAATGACCGacgaaaaacattaaaataaatgcgTCAAGCCCTTACCCTAAATGTTTCCAATAAATTACCCCTTATATTTATTCTCAGCTGACTTCGGATGAATTTTGCTTGCTTGTTATACCAGACGGTTGTTTAATAAAGCCATGAACATGTCAGTAAAAATACGTTAAGCTAGTACATTGCAATCAGCTTGACAGGAAAATAAAAACGAACAGTTCAACTTACTGGTTATTCAATTATATCCCTTAGACGTGAGATACTAACCAGTGTAACCGGCTGACATTGTCCCTAATTAACACACGGTCTGATGAATGCGTTTATAAAATGATAACAAATgcacatgcacttaaaaacagaATTTACTAAAGATAAATTTTCGACTTCGTCACTTTAGGACGCATATAATATGATCTGATGTAGTATCAATTATGTCTACGGTCACAAGCGTGCAGTTGGACTAAAAGTGTACATATTTGTAATGTATATTTCCTATTTGTCTAATATTCTGCAAGTACCAGCAAGAACATCGGGAAATAATAAGTAAGCGCAGGAATGCTATAAATACTATGCATTAAATTATAAACtgtataaacataaataataaagtgTGTACATCAATTTTCAATAAACAACGTTACAATATTTCAGGCAATGTTCGTACTTGGGCGATTTATTAATTGGGACCTTTTCAGTTTAAGAGATTTGATATATAAAGACTGATGCAATTTTAGCGTGCATTATATGATTTTCAAAGgtcatttattaaacaatttcaacGTGAATTGTACATCGGAGGAAATCTTTATTCACAATTGAACAACAAACAAGAAGCTCATATTGCGAATAAGATATTTGAACGAGCTGAAACAATTCAATTGAgaataaatgtttgtttgtttgtttgttcgtttttgCAAAAAAGAGAAatcttgtttaattataataataattcgcaaTATCATCCTGAGGAAAGAGCTTCAATAAGTATTCTGTATACATTTAATCCcgtttacaataattttttacATATAATGATTATCACACCGAGAACAAACATTTTAATGCCTCCTACTGAATAACTTATTACATCTTATTAAGAAGTGGCTATCATActgattgttttctatatactACAATTAAGCATACACTGAAGCACATTATGATGATACACAGATACAATATATGTTTTACTTGTGTGAATCAATGAAACTATAAACCCAATTTATGATTACATCAACACTCTTCTCCATATGTCCATCGGATCATTTACATAACCTCCTTCCATTAACATCCGCATATGGACCTCTCGCAGTAGCTCATTCATGTGTCTCCTTATCTCCTGCTCGATGATATATGCGTTATCATACTGCCTGTGCTCATAATCACGGGGCATTATTCTGTTATACTCCAGCATCAGCATCTCCAGCTCTATTTTTCTCCTGCTAAACCACAGCAGCGGCTCTTGGTGGCATATAATGGCATTCCGTATCTTCGACAATCTCAGCATTACCTTCGGGCCTTCTGCCATCATGTTCGTGATATCTGCTACCCATTTACGCTGTTGTTCATCCTTCAATCCACACGCTGCCATCAGATTACGCTCCGGAATCATGTAGTAGGGCAGCTGTGTAGAGGATATGACAGTTCTGAGTGTTCCCAGTGCGTCATGTAACATGTGAATCAAATTACTTTCTTGAAACATAGCGGGTGAATTGCTTTCAGCTTgccaaaatattatatttttcagcACATAGGATGTTATTTCTTTATTAGTTGGTTTCAGAACTTCTTTTACAATCATTTTAAGGATTACATACAATTTTGCCTGAGGGCCATTAAGATTGCTTACGAGTTCCGTTTCACCCATGTTAAAGCACATTCTCCACTCTAAGTTTTTGTTTGCACTGCCTTTAAAACCCACCGGCGTAACTAAAGATCCCAACGATACGACTTTCTGCACGACATCCGGTGGCGGCCAATGTCGGGGTCGTTCAGTCCATCTCTGCATTATGCCTGGACATTGACAGCGTATTGCAAACACAATGTCGAAATTTAAATCTTGTCCAACTGATAACGGTAATGAAGGCCCCGCGCGTTCAAGTGGAACTCTCTcaaatttcatttttgaaagcaTATCAAGAACTAAAGCGCTGCATAACGTATCAAGAACTAAAGCGCTGCTTAACAAAGTGTTCCCTTTTTCGTCATCACAAAGAGCACTTTTAAGCAAAGATTGGGGATATGTTCTCTCCAGTAACATCCTGCAGTGCCCTGGGTATACATCAGTATCCATCCTGTATACTTCCATGTAGTCTGGTATGGAGTGTAGATCAACTCCAGCTTCCACACAGAGGGTACTTTTCGGCACATATAACATGTCATAATCGCTTTCTACCCAGCTGGTAAGCCCTTCGGCTTTGCTGCCAGCTGTGATAATAGTAAAAAGGTCCATTCTTTCGTTCCACCGCATATCAAGTTCCCTGTACTTTTGAACACGCCTCCGTCTGATCTCTTCCCCGTATCCCAGCATGGTCATTATATTGCTGACTTCCACGGAAACACCTTCGAAAGAAgtctaaaaaataaacaatatccaATTATCGTTATTGACTTTTAAGATTATATTTTTCTACTTGTTTCATATTTACGTATTGTACCATTCGTTTACATACAATAATATAGTTTGtctttttatcaaatgtttttacTTAAATTGGAGATTTATGTGTATATGTGTAACACATACTTGAAATTGAGaattaaagtgttttcaatatcatATTAATTTATAGAGATTATTTTAGACATAAACTAAATgttgaacattatttttgtttaaatcttCTTTGAAACCTTTAGTGGGGGATTTTAggcaatcattttattttaatttatatactgTTCAAAATTGGGAATGGAGATGCATTTTGGTACCAAATTTGACCAAAATGAACAACACTGCAACTTAATTGTAAAATTGTTCCTTATGTGCATACGTTATTTTATTTCGATAAGTTAAAGTTTGATTGGTCTAAGAATAAAAAATTGAATTGAAGGAtgtcat
Encoded proteins:
- the LOC127874473 gene encoding uncharacterized protein LOC127874473 — encoded protein: MAEGRIDRTMSDTGRLSIHNSMYSSNSRTSFEGVSVEVSNIMTMLGYGEEIRRRRVQKYRELDMRWNERMDLFTIITAGSKAEGLTSWVESDYDMLYVPKSTLCVEAGVDLHSIPDYMEVYRMDTDVYPGHCRMLLERTYPQSLLKSALCDDEKGNTLLSSALVLDTLCSALVLDMLSKMKFERVPLERAGPSLPLSVGQDLNFDIVFAIRCQCPGIMQRWTERPRHWPPPDVVQKVVSLGSLVTPVGFKGSANKNLEWRMCFNMGETELVSNLNGPQAKLYVILKMIVKEVLKPTNKEITSYVLKNIIFWQAESNSPAMFQESNLIHMLHDALGTLRTVISSTQLPYYMIPERNLMAACGLKDEQQRKWVADITNMMAEGPKVMLRLSKIRNAIICHQEPLLWFSRRKIELEMLMLEYNRIMPRDYEHRQYDNAYIIEQEIRRHMNELLREVHMRMLMEGGYVNDPMDIWRRVLM